CGAATATCTCGGCGCGCGCGATGCCCTGTGGTGCGATCCCGCCCGTCCCGCTTCCATCGCCGATGCCATGGCGCTCTCGCTCCAACCGGCGGAACATGCACGCCTTGCCGCGCTCGGGCCCGGCATCGCCGCGCGGCATGACTGGACATCCGTCGCCCGCGCCCATCTGCCCCTCTATGACCGCCTCGCAGCCCCGGCCCGGGAGACCCTCCATGCCTGAAATGCGCTTCCACATCGCCTGGCCGGACGGGCAGGAAGAGAGCTGCTACTCGCCCTCCTTGGTGATGCGCGAGCACTTAAGCGAGGGCACCGCTTATGCCCTGCCCGACTTCATGTCACGGGTGCGCACGGCGCTGACCATCGCCTCGGAGCGCGTCGCCGCCAAATACGGCCATCCCTGTTCCCTGGCGCTCGGTCAGCTGAAGCGGCTCGAAGCATCCGCCCTGCGCTTTGCCGACGATCCCGCGGCGAAGGTCACCTGCCTCGCTTTCCTCTATTCCCACCAGGACACGCCGTCATGATCCAGCTGAAATCCCATTACCCTGCCATCGTCATCGGCGGCGGCCAGGCGGGCCTGTCCGCCAGTCTTCATCTCACCCGCGCCGGTATCGAGCATGTGGTGTTCGAGAAGAAGACCGTCATGCACAAATGGCGCGACGAGCGCTGGGATGCCTTCTGCCTCGTTACTCCCAACTGGCAATGCCGCCTGCCCGACCATCCCTATGATGGCGATGATCCCAACGGCTTCATGGTGAAGGACGAGATCCTCGCTTATCTCGACCGCTTCGCCGCCAAGGTGCAGGCACCGGTGCTGGAGCACACGC
This genomic interval from Aquabacter sp. L1I39 contains the following:
- a CDS encoding MSMEG_0570 family nitrogen starvation response protein, with the protein product MPEMRFHIAWPDGQEESCYSPSLVMREHLSEGTAYALPDFMSRVRTALTIASERVAAKYGHPCSLALGQLKRLEASALRFADDPAAKVTCLAFLYSHQDTPS